From Porphyromonadaceae bacterium W3.11, one genomic window encodes:
- the tsaB gene encoding tRNA (adenosine(37)-N6)-threonylcarbamoyltransferase complex dimerization subunit type 1 TsaB, which yields MERDRYILLIDGSTEVCSVALASERLGIVSSAFESAKSKQSERLAPMAHEVLASLPEEGQLVAVVVAEGPGSYTGLRIVAGYAKGLCMALGLPLYTMTTTELLAHTFLSQCDDVDRRTLLMPMIDARRMEVYAGLYDAEAMSLTDVKALILTDPEVQQSIKEAIGDEGEAYFFGSGAEKAVELFHDLLPKAKFQPGIVPDASAMMKRAWVLVEGGSSQDVTYWEPFYLKEYQAKVGVPNKVLKRLRKE from the coding sequence ATGGAAAGAGATAGGTATATCTTATTGATAGATGGCTCCACTGAAGTTTGCTCGGTGGCGTTAGCTTCCGAGCGGTTAGGCATTGTGTCTAGTGCGTTCGAATCGGCTAAAAGTAAGCAGTCCGAGCGACTTGCACCTATGGCACACGAGGTTCTGGCTAGTCTTCCTGAAGAGGGGCAGCTAGTGGCTGTGGTGGTAGCAGAAGGGCCAGGCAGTTATACAGGACTGAGGATCGTAGCAGGTTATGCTAAGGGTTTATGTATGGCTCTAGGACTTCCCCTATACACGATGACCACTACCGAACTGCTGGCTCATACTTTTTTGAGTCAGTGTGATGACGTTGATAGGAGAACTCTCTTGATGCCGATGATTGATGCACGACGAATGGAGGTGTATGCTGGGCTATATGACGCTGAGGCGATGTCGCTGACTGATGTGAAAGCTTTGATCTTGACTGACCCAGAGGTACAGCAATCTATCAAAGAGGCTATCGGTGATGAGGGGGAGGCTTACTTCTTTGGCTCCGGAGCGGAGAAAGCTGTGGAGCTCTTTCACGACTTGCTCCCTAAGGCGAAGTTTCAGCCAGGTATTGTTCCAGATGCTTCAGCGATGATGAAGAGAGCTTGGGTGTTAGTCGAAGGCGGTAGCAGTCAAGATGTTACTTACTGGGAGCCTTTCTATCTCAAGGAGTACCAGGCAAAAGTAGGTGTGCCTAATAAAGTGTTAAAACGACTTCGAAAAGAGTGA
- a CDS encoding mechanosensitive ion channel codes for MNIAIEERPIPVDKLLDDMKYPLKEIRDGISNLIENLNFGIEEGTFLYTLILFVVVLLSVAILDFIFRFIFVRLLPKLLRKIPALENSGKAAKNISSKIVRVIAISLLISLLPIVWPRPNSFWRVIITVVCNVWIVIVVTQLIANIFSGLRSSMLSSVKYRHSPFVNLFQVFKGITYFIATLVIISIIFSLNMTTIATSLTALSAVLMLVFKDSILGFVASIQLSNNDMVRVGDWITVPSQGVDGDVIDISLATVKVRSFDMTVYTVPPYTLVSTSVQNWRPMQEAGGRRVKRALYIDMKSIRYADNELLERVKNAPELRDYIVKAVDEINKDNVEKGRADSFSRRGLTNIGIFRRYIVEYLKNHPEVNDRNFTCMVRQLQPTGTGLPLELYFFTNTTVWVDYERIQSDIFDHLMAVIGVFDLKIFQDINGNSILPIPVLPEESPRELNESQEEGDEQ; via the coding sequence ATGAATATAGCGATAGAGGAACGTCCGATTCCAGTAGATAAGTTGCTGGATGATATGAAATATCCATTGAAAGAGATTCGTGATGGAATTTCTAATTTAATAGAGAACTTAAACTTTGGTATTGAAGAGGGTACCTTTCTGTACACTCTTATCCTATTTGTTGTAGTGCTACTCTCGGTAGCCATTTTAGATTTTATATTTAGGTTTATTTTTGTTCGTTTATTACCAAAGTTATTACGTAAGATACCTGCACTTGAAAATTCAGGTAAAGCGGCGAAGAATATTTCTTCAAAGATTGTTAGGGTGATTGCCATCTCTCTATTGATCTCATTATTACCAATCGTATGGCCTCGACCAAACTCATTTTGGAGAGTGATTATAACGGTTGTATGTAACGTGTGGATCGTCATTGTGGTCACACAGCTTATTGCCAATATCTTCAGTGGGCTTCGCAGTAGTATGTTGAGTAGCGTGAAGTATCGCCACAGCCCATTTGTGAATTTATTCCAAGTCTTTAAGGGGATCACCTACTTCATTGCGACACTAGTTATTATCTCAATTATTTTCTCATTGAACATGACTACGATTGCTACGAGCTTGACAGCTCTCTCTGCAGTCTTGATGTTGGTGTTCAAGGATAGTATATTGGGCTTTGTCGCTAGTATCCAGCTCTCTAATAATGATATGGTGAGAGTAGGAGATTGGATTACGGTACCCAGTCAGGGTGTAGATGGAGATGTGATAGATATTTCTCTTGCAACTGTGAAGGTGAGGAGCTTTGATATGACAGTTTATACCGTTCCTCCATATACTTTGGTTTCTACTTCTGTTCAGAACTGGCGACCAATGCAAGAAGCTGGTGGTAGGCGTGTGAAGCGAGCCTTGTATATCGATATGAAGTCTATAAGGTACGCTGATAACGAGCTATTAGAGCGCGTTAAGAATGCACCAGAGTTAAGAGACTATATAGTGAAGGCTGTGGATGAGATCAATAAGGATAACGTAGAGAAGGGTCGTGCCGATTCCTTCTCAAGGAGAGGCCTTACCAATATTGGTATTTTCCGTAGGTACATTGTCGAGTATCTTAAAAATCATCCAGAAGTTAATGATCGTAATTTCACTTGTATGGTTCGTCAATTACAGCCAACAGGTACAGGTTTGCCACTCGAGCTTTATTTCTTTACCAACACTACCGTGTGGGTAGATTATGAAAGAATCCAGAGTGATATATTCGATCACCTAATGGCGGTGATAGGAGTCTTTGATCTGAAGATCTTCCAGGATATCAATGGCAATAGCATTTTGCCTATTCCAGTGCTGCCAGAAGAAAGTCCTCGTGAACTTAATGAAAGTCAGGAAGAGGGCGATGAGCAATAA
- the kdsA gene encoding 3-deoxy-8-phosphooctulonate synthase produces MCSIESLKDKEVIRGLMSGDAFFLMAGTCVVESRELTLKVAEELVRICDKLGIPLVYKGSYRKANRSRLDSFMGIGDHEALEILGEVRQQFGVPIVTDIHEPSEATMAAEYADILQIPAFLCRQTDLLVAAARTGKVVNIKKGQFLSPEAMRFAAEKIVHTGNEQVILTERGTTFGYGDLIVDFRSIPKMKSLGFPVVMDVTHSLQQPNRQVGVTGGMPEMIDTIANAAVAVGADGLFVETHPEPEKALSDGANMLPLSRMEGLLTKALRIKQALKE; encoded by the coding sequence ATGTGCAGCATTGAGAGTTTAAAAGATAAAGAGGTCATACGTGGCTTGATGTCAGGAGATGCTTTCTTCCTGATGGCAGGCACTTGTGTAGTGGAGAGCCGCGAACTTACCCTTAAGGTCGCGGAAGAACTTGTTCGTATCTGCGATAAACTGGGTATTCCTCTGGTGTATAAGGGTAGTTATCGTAAGGCTAATAGAAGTCGATTGGACTCCTTCATGGGGATAGGGGATCACGAAGCATTAGAGATTTTGGGCGAGGTACGTCAGCAATTTGGAGTACCCATCGTTACCGACATTCATGAGCCCTCAGAAGCTACAATGGCGGCTGAATATGCAGATATCCTACAGATACCAGCATTCTTGTGTCGTCAGACCGATCTCTTAGTAGCAGCGGCTAGGACAGGTAAGGTTGTTAATATTAAGAAAGGACAGTTCCTATCCCCTGAGGCGATGCGTTTTGCTGCGGAGAAGATAGTTCATACAGGTAATGAACAGGTGATACTCACAGAGAGAGGGACTACATTTGGGTATGGTGATTTAATTGTGGATTTTCGCTCTATTCCCAAGATGAAGAGTTTGGGCTTTCCCGTAGTGATGGATGTGACCCACAGTTTACAGCAGCCCAATAGACAGGTCGGTGTGACTGGCGGGATGCCTGAGATGATTGATACTATAGCTAACGCAGCGGTGGCGGTGGGTGCCGATGGTCTGTTCGTTGAGACGCACCCAGAGCCAGAGAAAGCCCTCTCAGATGGGGCTAATATGCTTCCATTAAGCAGGATGGAAGGCTTATTAACAAAAGCACTTAGAATAAAACAAGCTCTAAAAGAATAA
- a CDS encoding nucleotidyltransferase: protein MKPTLFVLAAGMGSRYGGLKQLDGVGPSGETIMDYSVYDAVKAGFGKVVFVIRKDFEEDFRTKVASKYEKMVPVEIVFQAVDDLPEGFTCPEGRTKPWGTNHAVLMGRHVIKEPFAVINADDFYGRESFEVLARELESMEGSHDQYCMVGYRVGNTLSESGTVSRGVCATDNDSYLTGVTERTDIARVGDQIVFTNENGEKESLEENTPVSMNMWGFTPDYFDHSVKAFITFLEKNLHTEKGEYYIPTVVNDLIQRGVSRCKVLDTPSKWFGVTYADDRDDVVAKLQKLVDDGVYPKNLLA from the coding sequence ATGAAGCCAACATTATTTGTACTTGCAGCGGGTATGGGGTCTCGTTATGGAGGCCTAAAACAATTAGATGGAGTAGGACCAAGTGGGGAGACGATTATGGATTACTCTGTTTATGACGCGGTAAAGGCAGGTTTTGGAAAGGTCGTCTTTGTGATTCGAAAGGATTTTGAAGAAGATTTTCGTACTAAGGTAGCGAGTAAGTATGAGAAGATGGTACCTGTGGAGATTGTATTTCAGGCTGTTGATGACTTGCCCGAAGGATTTACATGTCCCGAAGGTAGAACTAAGCCATGGGGTACCAATCATGCGGTTCTGATGGGGCGTCATGTGATCAAAGAGCCTTTTGCTGTGATTAATGCGGATGATTTCTATGGGAGAGAAAGCTTCGAAGTCCTAGCTCGTGAATTAGAGTCTATGGAGGGCAGTCATGATCAATATTGTATGGTTGGATACCGCGTTGGGAACACCCTAAGTGAAAGTGGGACGGTTTCTCGTGGTGTGTGTGCTACTGACAATGATAGTTATCTGACTGGGGTCACCGAGCGTACAGATATTGCTCGTGTAGGAGACCAGATTGTTTTCACTAATGAAAATGGTGAGAAAGAGAGCCTTGAGGAGAACACCCCTGTCTCAATGAATATGTGGGGCTTTACACCTGATTATTTTGACCATTCAGTGAAAGCCTTTATCACATTTTTGGAGAAGAACCTTCATACAGAGAAGGGCGAATATTATATTCCTACCGTGGTCAATGATTTGATACAAAGAGGCGTGTCACGCTGTAAGGTCTTAGATACTCCATCAAAGTGGTTTGGTGTGACTTATGCCGACGACCGTGATGATGTGGTGGCTAAGCTTCAGAAGTTGGTAGATGATGGGGTTTATCCTAAGAATCTCCTAGCATAA
- a CDS encoding tRNA dimethylallyltransferase produces MLSQDIDIITLVGPTASGKTPIAAYLTKMLGGVLFGADSRQVYRGMDIGTGKDLEDFVVDGQEIPYRMIDICEAGEKYNLHRYLEDFHEAYTALPKDQPKILCGGTGLYVEAALKGYQMPDVPQNTRLRDELNLLSLAELQERLGCYENRDEDTDRSNPRRLIRAIEVADYFEHHGEQYEERAPLKGPIFCIDIDREVRRARITSRLKRRLEEGMIEEVERLLEHLEPEQLIYYGLEYRYVTEYVIGKLSRSEMEQRLEIAIHQFAKRQMTWWRGMERRGFDLKYIKPLETPKATAEMIIDMIK; encoded by the coding sequence GTGTTATCTCAAGATATTGACATCATCACCCTTGTAGGGCCTACCGCTAGTGGAAAGACTCCCATAGCGGCTTATCTAACAAAGATGTTAGGCGGCGTGCTGTTTGGAGCAGACTCACGGCAGGTCTATCGTGGGATGGATATTGGTACTGGTAAGGATCTCGAAGACTTCGTCGTTGATGGGCAAGAGATACCATACCGTATGATAGATATATGTGAGGCTGGTGAAAAGTACAATCTTCATCGTTATCTAGAGGATTTTCATGAAGCCTATACTGCTCTACCAAAAGATCAGCCTAAGATATTATGTGGTGGTACGGGGCTTTATGTAGAGGCTGCTCTTAAAGGCTATCAGATGCCTGATGTGCCTCAGAATACACGTCTGAGAGATGAGTTAAATCTACTCTCCTTAGCTGAGTTACAGGAGCGATTGGGATGCTATGAAAATCGCGATGAAGACACTGACAGGAGTAATCCGAGGCGACTCATCCGTGCGATAGAGGTGGCTGATTACTTTGAGCATCACGGAGAGCAGTATGAAGAGAGAGCTCCACTTAAGGGACCTATCTTCTGTATTGATATCGATAGAGAGGTGCGTAGAGCGAGGATAACCTCTAGGCTAAAGCGGAGATTAGAGGAGGGGATGATTGAGGAGGTCGAAAGATTATTAGAGCATTTGGAGCCCGAGCAATTGATTTACTACGGGTTGGAGTATAGGTATGTGACAGAGTATGTCATAGGTAAGCTTTCCAGAAGTGAGATGGAGCAACGCTTAGAGATTGCGATTCATCAGTTTGCGAAGCGACAGATGACTTGGTGGAGAGGAATGGAGCGGAGGGGATTTGACTTGAAATACATCAAACCGCTAGAAACGCCAAAGGCTACAGCGGAGATGATTATAGATATGATTAAGTGA
- a CDS encoding S4 domain-containing protein → MEVRVSRIISEYFECTRKEAEEHLREGRVKVNGQVATIGDKATIEDKVTLDEVLIPLKGIFRKVTKENAGKKVNEQFGKHSKEDLNYMDNPKSKEKRKGKKDYRKKRPSKFDDLDF, encoded by the coding sequence ATGGAAGTACGCGTAAGTCGTATTATTAGTGAGTACTTTGAATGTACACGCAAAGAGGCGGAGGAGCATTTACGTGAAGGTCGCGTAAAAGTTAATGGGCAGGTAGCAACAATTGGAGACAAAGCTACCATCGAGGATAAAGTGACCTTAGATGAGGTGCTTATTCCCCTCAAAGGGATATTCCGTAAGGTGACCAAGGAGAATGCTGGCAAAAAGGTTAATGAACAATTTGGCAAGCACTCTAAGGAAGACCTTAACTATATGGATAATCCGAAGAGCAAGGAGAAACGTAAGGGAAAAAAGGATTATCGTAAGAAGAGACCAAGTAAGTTTGATGACCTGGATTTCTAA
- a CDS encoding histidine phosphatase family protein, whose protein sequence is MFQIDFIRHTSLQVTPNLCYGQFDVPVSDSFTEEADAVYEALHRHHYDAIFTSPLSRAEKLCIHCGYDEVAVRDARVMERNFGDWELKSWTEIDELIAGQSNNSLYLDHLGQIIPPRGETVEDFFKRLKEFLQCVQLERYRRVAVFCHGGVINSMRYFQGFIEIGELFVSVPAYGSITSLKFPYIDEKHWRIENNNQR, encoded by the coding sequence ATGTTTCAGATAGACTTTATTAGACACACCTCGTTACAGGTAACACCTAACCTTTGTTACGGTCAGTTTGATGTCCCAGTGAGTGACTCTTTTACTGAGGAAGCAGATGCCGTATATGAGGCATTACATCGCCATCATTATGATGCTATTTTTACTAGCCCACTCAGTAGGGCTGAGAAACTCTGTATCCATTGCGGCTATGATGAAGTAGCGGTGAGGGATGCTAGGGTGATGGAGCGTAATTTTGGCGATTGGGAACTTAAGTCATGGACAGAGATAGACGAGCTGATTGCGGGCCAGTCTAATAATTCACTGTATCTGGATCATCTAGGTCAGATTATACCACCTAGAGGGGAGACGGTTGAGGATTTCTTTAAGAGACTGAAGGAGTTCCTCCAGTGTGTTCAGTTGGAGAGGTACCGTAGAGTTGCGGTCTTTTGTCATGGCGGTGTTATTAATAGCATGCGCTACTTTCAAGGCTTTATAGAGATAGGGGAGCTCTTCGTGAGTGTTCCAGCTTATGGCTCTATAACCTCTTTGAAGTTTCCGTATATTGATGAAAAGCATTGGAGGATAGAGAATAATAATCAAAGATGA
- a CDS encoding zinc ABC transporter substrate-binding protein: MMKKVFCLLWCVILFSSCGKAKEETSSVSLSVSLAPQKHFLQMIVGDFAEVHVLVPSGTNPEVYDPSPAEIAKLEDSRAYFAIGTLPFETEWVKALPEDVEVIDQAKLLPQDLIFSHDGKHAHVHIHGDPHYWTSVTGARAMAEVMLKELIRLFPDEEELFRENYKHLEGEINDIEKLAKATFEDKDEVAFVIYHPSLSLFADEWNLHQLVIEENGLEPTARHLVRLMDEAKRLDTKVVLIQEEFDTKNAESIGTALELPLRTIHPLAENWKEEMKQLICSFE; the protein is encoded by the coding sequence ATGATGAAAAAAGTATTCTGCCTTTTATGGTGTGTGATATTGTTTAGTTCCTGTGGTAAAGCGAAGGAGGAGACTTCGTCCGTAAGTCTTTCCGTGAGTTTAGCCCCACAGAAGCACTTCCTTCAGATGATTGTAGGTGATTTTGCTGAAGTGCATGTCCTAGTACCCTCTGGGACCAACCCCGAGGTTTATGATCCCTCTCCAGCTGAGATTGCTAAGCTAGAGGATTCTAGAGCTTATTTTGCCATCGGTACCCTTCCATTTGAAACCGAGTGGGTCAAGGCCCTTCCAGAGGATGTTGAAGTTATCGACCAGGCGAAGTTATTACCTCAGGATTTGATTTTCTCACACGATGGAAAGCATGCCCACGTGCATATACATGGCGACCCACACTACTGGACCTCTGTTACTGGGGCTAGAGCTATGGCAGAGGTGATGCTGAAGGAGCTTATCCGACTCTTTCCAGATGAGGAGGAGCTCTTTAGGGAAAACTATAAGCATCTAGAGGGAGAGATTAATGATATCGAAAAGTTGGCTAAGGCAACCTTTGAAGATAAGGATGAAGTGGCCTTCGTGATTTATCATCCTTCATTGTCTCTTTTTGCCGATGAGTGGAACCTTCATCAATTGGTCATTGAGGAGAATGGGTTAGAACCCACAGCACGACACTTAGTCAGACTGATGGATGAGGCAAAACGTTTGGATACAAAGGTGGTCCTGATACAGGAGGAGTTTGACACTAAGAATGCTGAGAGTATCGGAACAGCTTTAGAGCTACCATTAAGGACTATTCATCCCCTTGCTGAGAATTGGAAAGAGGAGATGAAGCAATTGATTTGTTCCTTTGAGTGA
- a CDS encoding ATP-binding cassette domain-containing protein, translating into MNTPHPILIAKDLRVGYSQEPDIIKDFSLEIYPDDVVGIIGPNGGGKTTLVKALLGLLVPRSGTVQYYTREGDPLEHLDIGYVPQQAKLDHQFPISVLDVVVSGTLNKRHLKPNKKDRLEAVNTLERLGIAHLYDRPIGALSGGERQRVILARALVSHPQLLIMDEPTTYVDEAFSEQLYCLIPELQKESALVIVSHNRERISTLTTKIIQL; encoded by the coding sequence GTGAATACCCCTCATCCCATACTTATAGCTAAGGATCTTCGGGTAGGATATAGCCAGGAGCCTGACATCATCAAGGACTTCTCTTTGGAGATTTATCCTGATGATGTAGTTGGTATTATAGGTCCAAATGGAGGCGGTAAGACTACCCTGGTCAAGGCATTGCTGGGGCTATTAGTGCCGAGGTCTGGTACTGTCCAGTATTATACCCGAGAAGGCGATCCTCTAGAGCATCTAGATATTGGTTATGTGCCTCAGCAGGCAAAGCTAGACCATCAGTTCCCTATATCTGTATTAGATGTCGTGGTTAGTGGTACGCTGAATAAGAGACATCTCAAACCCAATAAAAAGGATCGCCTAGAAGCCGTCAATACACTAGAGCGTCTGGGAATTGCTCATTTGTATGATCGACCTATAGGTGCACTTTCGGGAGGAGAAAGACAGCGGGTGATCCTAGCACGTGCTCTCGTCTCGCATCCTCAGCTCCTGATTATGGACGAACCGACGACCTATGTGGACGAAGCCTTTTCGGAGCAGCTTTACTGTTTGATACCAGAGCTTCAGAAAGAGTCTGCCCTGGTGATTGTTTCTCATAATAGAGAGAGGATCTCGACCCTAACAACGAAGATCATTCAGCTATAA
- a CDS encoding glycosyltransferase family 9 protein, translated as MKEDAQKKTYIIIRLSALGDVSMTLPYIYNIAKGHPHDLFVFVTQPFMSGLFLEAPKNVVIERLDKGKVRNIMQLMSFARQLHFAYRKAVVIDLHDVIRTKSIRSVMKLYGHKTYRLRKPRMARKKLTSRSNGTVVPPQLYLPKMTDLYEHLIRKAGLTFCDPIQTIIPRQKTLDRITIGVAPHAQHRGKRISKEQTIELIDALLKTFPKGQIILYGAPGSETEQNREIIQRCGSSVVRLTEGRSLKEEIEEIARLHCMVSMDSANQHIAAMVGTPVISIWGATHPAGGFLPFGIDEGQCYGIELDCRPCSIFGNKPCHRGDWACLEQMNMEDVAKKVSILIGGDKIIAE; from the coding sequence GTGAAAGAGGACGCTCAAAAAAAGACCTATATCATCATACGTTTATCGGCATTGGGGGATGTGTCGATGACCCTACCATACATCTACAATATAGCCAAGGGTCACCCGCATGACTTATTCGTATTTGTGACCCAGCCATTTATGTCGGGGCTATTTCTTGAAGCTCCTAAGAATGTAGTTATTGAGAGACTGGATAAGGGCAAGGTAAGAAATATAATGCAATTGATGAGCTTTGCTCGTCAGTTGCATTTTGCATATCGTAAGGCGGTCGTGATTGACCTCCACGACGTAATACGGACTAAGAGCATACGCTCTGTGATGAAGCTTTATGGGCATAAGACCTACAGACTCAGAAAGCCAAGGATGGCGAGAAAAAAGCTGACCTCTCGCTCAAATGGCACCGTGGTACCGCCTCAGCTTTATCTACCAAAGATGACTGATCTCTACGAGCATCTAATAAGGAAGGCGGGGCTTACCTTTTGCGACCCCATCCAAACCATCATCCCAAGACAGAAAACACTAGACCGTATCACAATTGGGGTAGCACCACATGCTCAGCATAGAGGCAAAAGGATTAGCAAAGAGCAGACCATAGAGTTAATAGATGCCCTGCTCAAGACTTTTCCTAAAGGGCAGATCATCCTCTATGGTGCTCCAGGGAGTGAGACGGAGCAAAACAGAGAGATTATTCAGAGATGTGGCAGTTCTGTGGTAAGACTGACAGAGGGTAGGAGTCTAAAAGAAGAAATCGAAGAGATAGCACGACTACACTGCATGGTCAGCATGGATAGTGCTAATCAACATATAGCCGCCATGGTGGGTACACCTGTAATATCGATATGGGGTGCAACTCATCCTGCAGGAGGGTTCCTCCCATTTGGGATTGACGAAGGTCAATGCTATGGTATAGAGTTAGATTGTCGCCCCTGCTCCATATTCGGGAATAAGCCATGTCACAGGGGGGATTGGGCTTGTCTAGAGCAGATGAACATGGAGGATGTGGCTAAAAAAGTATCCATCCTCATTGGAGGAGATAAGATTATAGCTGAATGA
- a CDS encoding DUF4254 domain-containing protein, which yields MQVELKDFCAKAIKIFNEAIEDYHIENNIDAEPNNNYEFKTIEYYLYQKCWIDTIQWHMEDFMRDPDIDPEEALLMKRKIDRSNQDRTDLVELIDSYFLQHFAGVTPQPNATINTESPAWAIDRLSILQLKIYHMHVEVDRKDTSDEQVSSVKAKMAVLEEQNRDLAKAIDTLLEDIAMGRKYMKVYKQMKMYNDPNLNPILYGKER from the coding sequence ATGCAAGTGGAATTAAAAGACTTTTGTGCGAAGGCCATTAAGATCTTCAATGAAGCTATCGAAGATTACCACATCGAGAATAACATAGATGCGGAACCTAATAATAACTACGAGTTTAAGACCATAGAGTATTACCTATATCAGAAGTGCTGGATAGATACTATTCAGTGGCACATGGAGGATTTCATGCGTGACCCTGATATAGATCCTGAGGAGGCACTCCTGATGAAAAGAAAGATCGACAGAAGTAATCAGGACCGAACTGATCTGGTAGAACTTATCGACAGTTACTTCTTACAGCATTTCGCAGGAGTAACGCCGCAACCTAATGCAACCATCAACACCGAAAGTCCAGCGTGGGCTATCGATAGACTGAGCATCCTACAGCTTAAGATTTACCATATGCACGTAGAGGTAGATCGTAAGGATACTAGTGATGAGCAAGTCAGTAGCGTCAAGGCAAAAATGGCCGTCCTTGAGGAACAAAATAGGGATCTTGCTAAAGCTATCGATACTCTATTAGAGGATATCGCTATGGGTAGGAAGTACATGAAGGTCTATAAACAGATGAAGATGTATAATGACCCTAACCTTAATCCTATCCTTTACGGTAAGGAGAGGTGA
- a CDS encoding SDR family oxidoreductase: MALRQNQVVVITGAAGGIGRSCAYAMRDYKLVVTDYSQELVDKLVMELKGEGIDALGFAADITDSKAMEELKNLALRQGNFKAVIHTAGVSGATKDLRRLFDINLRATDIVIDTFHDISRKDSVIVLIASMMGHAVPPNPAYDEALRHPNSKDAFSTVEPFTNKNSDLMYNFTKRGVLLLCEDNVMRFGNMGARIVTISPGVVFSPMVKQAWADHPEAMESQRRMTPAGRYGVPEDIAEVAKFLISDAAEFITGTDIMVDGGLFSQIAKAKQNAAEANPKVEENKKKSEK; this comes from the coding sequence ATGGCTTTAAGACAAAATCAAGTAGTAGTCATAACAGGGGCTGCCGGCGGTATTGGCCGGAGTTGTGCCTATGCTATGAGAGATTATAAGTTGGTAGTAACGGACTACTCTCAGGAGTTGGTCGATAAACTAGTGATGGAGCTGAAGGGCGAGGGAATAGATGCCCTGGGGTTTGCAGCTGACATCACTGATAGCAAGGCTATGGAGGAGCTGAAAAACTTGGCTCTGAGACAGGGGAACTTCAAAGCGGTTATCCATACTGCTGGTGTCAGTGGTGCCACAAAGGATCTAAGGCGTCTTTTCGACATTAACCTTAGGGCTACAGATATAGTGATTGACACCTTCCATGACATCTCTAGGAAGGATAGTGTGATCGTACTGATAGCTTCGATGATGGGACACGCTGTACCGCCAAATCCTGCCTATGATGAGGCTTTACGACACCCGAACAGTAAGGATGCGTTCTCTACCGTAGAGCCCTTCACTAATAAGAATTCTGACCTAATGTACAACTTCACTAAGCGTGGGGTATTACTGCTCTGTGAGGACAACGTGATGCGCTTTGGTAATATGGGGGCGAGGATCGTTACCATTTCTCCGGGAGTGGTCTTCTCTCCTATGGTTAAGCAGGCATGGGCTGACCATCCTGAAGCGATGGAGTCTCAGCGTCGGATGACTCCAGCAGGTCGTTATGGAGTGCCTGAAGACATTGCCGAAGTGGCAAAGTTCTTGATTAGCGATGCGGCTGAATTCATTACCGGTACCGATATTATGGTAGATGGTGGACTTTTTTCTCAAATTGCCAAAGCAAAGCAGAATGCGGCGGAAGCTAACCCGAAGGTGGAAGAAAATAAAAAGAAAAGCGAAAAGTAA